The window TTAAAAGAGCTAATTTTCGAACTGTTCATAGCACACAAGTGTGGAATGGAGAacttaatttataaaacaattcaacGAACGTCTTCAGGGCTTAAACTTTTtaccttcatgccaaatttcacctaaatcGGTTCAGATGTTTAGCCGTGCAAAAGTAACAAAGAGACAGACAGAATTAAATCCACGTTTATTACCTATTACTACAGTTGTAATGTGATTCATAGACATAAAGCTGATAATTTTTGACCGGCTTTgttactatttggcttggcaccgacttcaaacatatcagttggtaacgcatagacttaaaaaaggatcatttatttcattctttttagagtcggtttactttttttgtaaaaagtttttatttttccatttttagttttaaggcatTGTTAAGGGCTTTTTAGTGACGCGTGACGCATGAATGAAAAGCACAAtcatgttaataaataaattcaaatcaaTAAATcatgttataataaattatttaataaataatcaggattttcATAGAGTCCGTCTGAGAAATTATTCCTGCCACTATAGGTATTCTAAATCTATCCTCCGCCCCGCCACTGACCCAATCCCTCAACCTTCCGATCACTCAACCTCACATCACATCAACACCTGATCACTGAACCCCTCGACCCTGGACCACTAAACCTTCAACCGTCAATCCCCGGCCCCTACTAATCCTAACCCCAATCCAAAGAAACTCGGCCAAAGAACCTGTCTGCGAATCGTTTTCGGGGAAACGAAACTCGGCGTATTTTTTTTCGgaaaatcaatagggcaccctaGTAAGGACGGCTTTAGGTGTTCTTAGCTTTCAAAAGGTTATTTACCAatgtttctatttatttatttaactgtatATGTTTCAGAAAGCCCATTATTTATAATCATGATAGTGACGTCGTACGTCGGTGATTTTGAGCTACGAGATATGTTCCGCAAAGGTATGCCACGAGAAAAGCTAGAGTCAATGAATAccacgagaatttttttattagcgGAAATTCCACCTGGTGAAAAGTAAGCATATTTGCCGGCTGCATTCACGTATCTAAAAATACACGCACACGCCAACACAATTACAGAACAGCAACATAATCATCAGAGATGTGACTtgtttgaaatacttgtatttaaaatgcaaatacaaaatgcaaaatacctattttgtatttaaataccttttaaagaaaactattttgtattttatttcaaatagtttttgggacctattttctttattcaaaatacaaaatactttttattaggtaaagtaagtaggagttacaatctcttctgacgttacaatccttgccactctctcattcttttatggccggtctgccctagtgggtagtgatcctgcctatgaagccgatggtccggggttcaaatcctggcaagagcatttatttgtgcgatgaacacagatatttgttcctgagtcatgggtgttttctatgttttttttttaatttatttattcactatgaattttttgaaacaggATTAAACACAATAAGCCAATATTGAAAACCTCGGGTTTATTGTATCtgtcgtttaaatatcgaccttatgtatatgtatttaagtatttataaatatttatatatatcattgccTAGTACCcaccacaacacaagccttaatgagcttattactatagaacttagtcaatttgtgtaataatgtcctataatatttatttatttattattttaacatggaactggtgaatctgtttagtaacgccgcaaatgaccacaagcgtagcgagagattaaaaatgtggaatcttaagcgttgcaagggtttcaaggcacgagaggtaaacaaacttttctgccctggtgaaacacaaacgagacgttttcaccaaccaacgagaggtataaTATACTAGCTGTGaaacattacaaatataaattaatgcttttaataattgaccgttaaaaaccatcacttaaaagtccattcaaccggtaaacatgaggagacacaaaatttgcactctaaaggactgatatacacactatttttaaagaataaagaaagcctttcctacttttccgattccgagcaatactaactttttaattcagactaggtattcactatttaagagtaccttttatcgcaaagtatttgtattttataaaagcattttgaaaatacctattttgtatttagtattttaaatacaaatttgaaaactattttatattttgcatttgaactagtatatcaaggaagtatttgtattttgtatttaaatactttttataaagtattttttacatctcTGATAATCATTTAACTGAAGGGCTTATTACACGTATCCTGCCTTCGGATTCGGAAAACGAACGATCGGTCGCGACGTCAGCCCTGGGGGCCTGCCGAAttaatcgaaattcgcaaattgcagggatcattctcttttactgtcactaagacgtaattagagtgacagagaaaaatgcccgcaattgacgaacttcgattttcgcggttttaGCCCTGATTCGGACCAAAGGATCGTTGACAGTATTTCTTgatgttaaaaaaatagttcaaatgcaaaaatatcaaattgacaacattttttGCAATCCGACACTaagtatttttaaccgacttcaagatttcaaaagagaggttatcaattcgcttgtatgtttttttttgttaatgtttgttactccataactccgtcatttctgaaccgattttgaaaattatttttttgttgaatttatatacagattggtcccgtttttgtcaaaactcagttctgatgatgggattcatgaggaatcgagggaactcttcaaatgtgaaaggcatacatatagtgatttttgtattttctgtaacaaatcaagcatttacattaaaaaaaagtaacatttgatgaagtggaactgctgatgatgatcagaatggaactcttcaacgacgcatagtacacgttagGCGATTTCTCCCCTTaactgtgtttgttaagtaaattaaattttcaacacaaatttttgtcaagttcgagttctgacgatggggtccgtgaggaatcgagggaactcttcaaatatgaaaggcatacatatagtgatttttgtatattctttgacaaatcaagcattttcttttaaaaaagtgacatttgatgaagtggaactactgatgatgatcagaatggtactcttcaacgactCATAGTACaagtttggcgatttgtcctcttcgctgtgtttgttaagcaaattagattttcaagacaaatttttgtcaagttcgagttctgacgatggggtccatgaggaatcgagggaattcctcaaatgttaaaggcatatatatagtgatcttagtattttcatgaACAAATCTAGTATTAACATTTGTAGAAGTGGagctgctgatgatgaacagaacggaactcttcaatgatgaatagttcacgtttggcaatttgttttctttgccaagcagttaggttttcaaggcacatttttatatttctatcctatttagtttttttttataattatctggtgctttatttcatgcattgtgtgaaataatttagggatcttaaatacagtcgaataccctattgcgggtatcttaccagtcaaccatagggcaaatctggaTATATGCGTGTATGGACTCTAAGGAAATATAGCGatgtataaaaatgtctacCTGTACAGtaagcgtcaaatactttgtagcaacctaagtagccaaatagttcggtacaccatatgggggcgtccataaattacgtgaggtgtttttttcaattttctgaccctccctccccccttggtgagatgtcgtgagattttattcaaccccctcccccgtcccccaatctcacgtgagatttttcagaatgtgggtttattacgtaaacgcgttggattgtttattgtaaaaagaaaaaaaacaatttggttcGTGCTTTTATTTACGACTAGTTAAGACTAATAATCAATATTGCTGAGagttataaatgtaataaaaatttaacaatAGAATACTTAAATCATGACTActgtgattaaaaaaaaaagaatatctaCTCTAATTCAGTCCATGGAGAATTATGCGCGGTCTCAAGAGAGATTATTGGAACTAACATGTCCATATGATTTTCAGTAAAATCATCTGCTCCTTCAACTTCGTTCTGATCTACCCACTCCAAGCCGTTGGCGCTTGCACACAGTAACTCATTAAGCCGTTCAATCTCATGTTGAATGTGATGTGTTAACTCTTCTTTCTTCGGGAATTTTTGCTTCGCGGTATTCCATAATTTTATCACATCGTCCTGGCAGGACTTCTTTGTCTTATAGACGTATCTTTTGACGTATGCGTTATAAAAATCTTGATAACTCATTTTAAAATAGTAAGAGCATGCACTGAGTCGAGTAAAACAATTACAAGAATAAACAAAGAAGGTTAGAAGTTAGAACCTGTCAGTGTGTCGCTGCCACTCAGCTCGTACGCTCTCGTTCATCGAGTCGCAAGTTCGGCTGACAGTGGCGCGAAAACAAAGGACAGGCTACACTGTACCGTAAATTCAGACTAAATTGAGCTAttgggaataaaataaatatggtgGTTTGACATTCAGTAGATGTATAACGTCGAAGTatgaatgaaattattttctttcGAACGAATTAGTGAATAATCTTAATCGTATTACGATGGCGCTTAAGATTAAATTTTAAGCATGTACATACAATTTGGATTAAATAGAccaaaatagtttaatttttttttgtttcaatcagagaataaattgcgtgatatttgtcgagacccccccctctccccaacgtgagattagatgagatttgactcgaccccctcccccctttaatcatctcacgtaatttatggacgccccctatatttagtatggtgtaccgaactatttggccactttgactgctacaaagaatttgacgctgactgtacaacataaATTTGTCTGAGTATTAGAAAACGTTTAAGTATTGTCAAGtcgaaatataaaaattactattatcaaagtataaaaatgtctacaataaaaaaactattttttttaaaagacaaCGTATAAAAATGTCTATTTTCTTTACTTACGAGTAAcaggctcataataataattatacagcCTTGGCCAAAAGTATTAAGCACTCATgcgtttttcatataaaaaaggtacatttatattttctactaTAGAAAGTTGCATATCTTTCGGAATAATTAGTGATATTTATTGATGTTAAAGGAAATTAAGcagaaaaaatactattaagtaGCTGTTTTATATCTCTTAAGAATCTTATCGGTTTATCTGGTTGGTGGTTGGCTGATTTGAGGTGTTGAAATCAATTTGGAATACGCGTCTCATGTATGGCACCGATCACGTGGGGCGGGAACAACTAGGAGGGAAAACACCAATAAAGGGTATCCCCATTTGTCCCCTCCGGGAACATACGGGAAAAGACGCGGCATATAAATCTTTTACATTAGTCCCCGCCTCAGTGGGACGGGATCAAATGGGAACACACCAATATGGATGTATTCCCACTTGTTCCCGCTGGGAACAGGCGCTGTATATAGATCGTTCCCATTTGTGTAAGAATACGCCAATAATGGGTGTAACTTAATTTGGCTTCTTATAGGAAAAGACGTTACATAGATTTTTTTccattaatttagttttacttttattttagttttaagcaaTTCTTTTTAGTGTGATATGGGTGTACTATAATGTACGTGatgcctgaaaataaaactttatttatttattttattttattttattaatcccCACCTCATTGGGACGGGGACATGGAAACACACTAATAATGGTTGTATTCCAATTTGTTCCCGCCGGGatcagatgggaataggcgccGGAAAATCATTCCCATTTGTCACGTGGGAGGGAACAATTGGGAATACATAGTACACAAATTACACAATCACAACTGATAAGACAGTAATGTGGTTATCTCGctctttcatttttttttatatagttggCTACCTGCAAATCCTGCGATGTCAATGTAAAAAATTCCCTTCCGGAACATAATGTTGAATTCTCATAATGTAGAATTCTCGAAATGTTGGATTTTCTAAAATAAGCTGCATACCTATTCAGGTTTACCACCTGAGAATGTACTAAAATATCATCCGTGTAATTTATTCGaataaaataacgaaatatTCGAAAATCTAAACTAATAATTCATTCGCGAATAGTCCCACCACGAATTATAATTCAGAAATTATTCGACTAATGTCCAACTCTGGCTGGCAGAGTTGGACATTAGTCGAATAATTTCTGCCACCATATTCTCTAGATAATATCAATAAACCATATTTTCAGGAATATTACCCAGAATCGAATAGAAGAGGAAAACGAAAATTTCCACGACATTCTCCAAGGCGCATTTACAGAAAGCTACCGCAACTTAACGATAAAACATTTAATGGGCTTACAATGGGTCACGACGAAGTGCCCTAACGCGTCCTACATACTCAAAGTTGACGATGACACTGTATTTAAtttcgaaaaaatatttaacattttaacaaaaaatacaatcaagAAAGATTTTCTTATGGGCTATGTGCTAAAGAATGCACAACCTAGAAGAGACAATACGAATAAATGGTATGTGTCTTTGGAAGAATATCCAAAGAAGAAATATCCGACATATGTGTCAGGCTGGTATTACGTGACTACCCCTGCAGTAGCAGCAAAACTAATAAATGAAGCCAAGTACCATCCATACTTTTGGGTGGACGACGTTCTGGTCACAGGCATTTTAATTGGCGCTCTGAACATCAGAATTATTCAAATGCCCGATGAGttctggtttgagtatatgctAAACTTTATGATTCATActaacaatagtattttatacaatcgtgatataatagagagctttttagTCGAGTATCGGGTTTAGGCAACGAGGCttactgagttgcctaagtaaggtacgagattgaaaagcttgattactgtatcactattgtatacaatactttttctacgagtcaacaaaataatactttaaactaaaaaactagaatcatataggtaaacaaactaAAAGtactatttaagatacgcgagtaGCCGCGATAGCcactcgtacgcgccccggccgccggggcCCGGTGGGttggtcagcgacaccttcttgtaactcatgaggctctggtacttgctccttgctaaattcaagtTTTAGActgtttttttcttgattttggccaccgtagcctatggatacTAACAAGCTAcgctaagcggttttcgtatggatgttgctatattaaggatgtcacatgtgcgtttatgacttatgaagcaattgtttctattatacaacctaaaataaataattaatttgagctatcgttttgtttcatCCTCTTGACCGCGGTGAGCtatgattggtcaatttcattatacctagttgactaaaccgtttcgaaatgaatattatagttaagttgggagcctatacatgaaaagtacccaataacataacagtttggtatacgtaatcttaattcaaccattactgtcgacgagtagaaaaagacaTTTGGAATATTGAAgcatataataattaatgaacaaataggtattcaatattTACAGAACTTTGACCCTGCttgaattatttacattttagagAAATTA of the Cydia pomonella isolate Wapato2018A chromosome 19, ilCydPomo1, whole genome shotgun sequence genome contains:
- the LOC133528157 gene encoding beta-1,3-galactosyltransferase 2-like, coding for MLRKLKKIAILLIITSFWIDPSLQIKRMTKRRILYNPMEYRFIKKYIISPSERLCQKSPLFIIMIVTSYVGDFELRDMFRKGMPREKLESMNTTRIFLLAEIPPGEKNITQNRIEEENENFHDILQGAFTESYRNLTIKHLMGLQWVTTKCPNASYILKVDDDTVFNFEKIFNILTKNTIKKDFLMGYVLKNAQPRRDNTNKWYVSLEEYPKKKYPTYVSGWYYVTTPAVAAKLINEAKYHPYFWVDDVLVTGILIGALNIRIIQMPDEFWFEYMLNFMIHTNNSILYNRDIIESFLVEYRV